GAACATGTATCCAATTTCTCTAGCTCCAACACCAATATCTCCAGCTGGAACGTCTAAATCTTGTCCAATATGTCTATAAAGCTCAGTCATGAAACTTTGACAGAATCTCATGATCTCAGCATCAGATTTTCCTTTAGGATCAAAGTCAGATCCACCTTTACCTCCACCAATTGGAAGACCAGTTAATGAATTTTTAAAGATTTGCTCGAATCCTAAGAATTTAATAATTCCTAAGTATACAGAAGGATGGAATCTAAGTCCTCCTTTGTAAGGTCCGATTGCACTGTTAAATTGTACTCTGAATCCTCTATTAACTTGAGGCTTACCACTGTCATCAACCCAAGGTACTCTGAACATAATAACTCTTTCAGGTTCAACTAATCTGTCGATAATTCCTGCTTCAACAAACTCAGGGTGCTTTTCAATAGCAGGTTCTAACGAACGAAGAACTTCTTCTACTGCTTGGTGAAATTCAGCTTCACCTGGATTTCTTTTTTTAACTTGCTCTAAAACTTGTTCAACAACTGACATGATTTTACATCTCCTTTTTGGGAATGATATTAAATCGAGATTGCATCTTGAGAAAAAAATATCAACCTCGTCCAATTAAAATTTAACATACTGGAGTCTAAGAGTCAATTACATATTTTGCGGAAAAGTGACTTCAATTTAGAATTTTCATAAAACAATTATTTTTTCAATTTAATATTTCAGTATACTGAAATATTAAATTAGTATACGCAAGCTAGTAATCATGATTACTTAAGTAGATAGCTAGTATGCACAGAATTAAGGATTTAGATAAAATTCGAAACTTTATTCTTATAAGATGAAAATAGTTTTTTTAGTTAGAATGGTGACCCTTAATAGATTTTTAGAAAAATTTAATAATCTATTAGTTGATTTTTATAAAGGTAAAAGAGATAATAATTAATGGGCTTAATTAAACTAAAAAGGAGCAAGAAGATGAGTTACTATATAGATAGAAAAACGGGGAAAAAGGTAAAAGAAAAGGTTGCAGGAAGCAAGTTTATAGTTTGGACATATAATACATCTGTAGGAAAAAGTCTATTAGAGTTAATTGTAAAAAGAAAGTTTTTCTCAAGTTTATATGGAAAATTACAAGATTTATCTAATAGTAAAAAGAAAATACAGGATTTTGTAAGGGATTTTAACATTGATATGAGTGAAGCTGAAAGGGAAGATGTATCAGAGTATACCTCCTTTAATGATTTTTTTACTAGAAAGTTAAAAAGTGAAAGTAGAAAAATAGATAGGTCTGAAAAGGCATTAATTTCACCAGCTGATGGAAAAGTACTAGCTTATGAGAACATTCATGTGGAGAAAGTAATTCAAGTTAAGGGATTTTTATATAAACTACAGGATTTATTTGACGATGAAAATGAAGCTAAATTATACAACGGAGGTACATGTGTAGTTGTGAGATTAGCTCCAAATGATTATCACAGATTTCACTTTGTAGATGATGGAATTCCTAGGGATGTGAAAAGGATAAAGGGTGATTATTAC
The sequence above is a segment of the Anaeromicrobium sediminis genome. Coding sequences within it:
- a CDS encoding phosphatidylserine decarboxylase, translated to MSYYIDRKTGKKVKEKVAGSKFIVWTYNTSVGKSLLELIVKRKFFSSLYGKLQDLSNSKKKIQDFVRDFNIDMSEAEREDVSEYTSFNDFFTRKLKSESRKIDRSEKALISPADGKVLAYENIHVEKVIQVKGFLYKLQDLFDDENEAKLYNGGTCVVVRLAPNDYHRFHFVDDGIPRDVKRIKGDYYSVNPIALKEVISLYCRNKRHVTMFDSKNFGQVAFVDVGATCVGSIIQTFNEYTEVKKGDEKGYFKFGGSTVVMFLQKGMVKIDPDIVKNSKAGIETSVFMGEKIGEK